The following is a genomic window from Xenopus laevis strain J_2021 chromosome 2L, Xenopus_laevis_v10.1, whole genome shotgun sequence.
CTCTCATTCAATTCAGCACCTGGTAGCTAAGTTAaattgagccctagcaaccagatagctgctggaaCTCCAAAAtagagagcagctgaacaaaaagctaaatcattcaaaatgaagaccaattgcaaattgtctccgaatatttcTGCATGAGACTaaaggttaaattaaaggtgaatatgtttgtattttaaatgtttgttgtcACCTCTGGTGCGCGGTATCCAGGGGTTCCTATTACTCCGTTGGTTCTTGTCTGGTCGAAGATGTTCTCTGCGGCGAGGCCAAAGTCGCAGATCTTGATATGGCCGTATCTGTCCACCAACACGTTGTCAGGTTTCAGGTCACTGTAGGATAAGAATTAGGAGCAATTTAAATAGGTAACAGTTCTCGGGACCAACATTGCCCTCCACTGCCCCTATAAGTAGGCTGCCATCAGAGTGGGGATCCTGCAGGGGGCCCATAGTAACAGAGAACCCAAGGAAATGTGAAGGTACAATTCAtagaataaaaaagatattggacCTGCAGAGGGAATTAGTAGCATTTGGGTGgggacagggcagccatcagggggggacaggggggagagttgtatggggccccgagggtaaggggggcccggccacgccacacttacttgattagccgggcccccctgctttttgAGACCtgttgacttcgggaaggcatggacgtttaaggggccctgaccaccaattttcttataatgtgggggggggcctggccaccaatttttttttctcatgttgggtcctagccaccaatatatttttatggggggccctgaccaccaatatctttttattttttattaacatgtgggaaccctagccaccaatatttttcttgttttttttactgtgtggtggggagggcggacctttaggtggggcttgcggtgggcgcagcccagggggcccaggaaatgttgtcatatggggccctgtgatttctcaTGGTGGTCCTGGGTGGGGATGTTGACATGTTTGAGCAGAACGGAGTGAGTGTTCTGTAAAATATTCTACATTCTTTTAATTGGGGCCATGTTCTACTTTGTTGGATTTGCCCACCTCCCACAGGGGTGAGGGGCCAACCTGGCAGTGGGATAAAAACCTGGACTTGTATGGGGGAGTTCTATGTAGTATGGGGGTCTCATGACTTCTAACAGCACCCTGCAGTCTGACTGTGTAAGTGCTTTCTTGTATTGACTAATTTAAAAAGGAGTTGGGAGAGATGAGTAGCTACTATGGGAAATGCTTGCCTACAGCACATGTAGTGGTGACAGTCCATCATCACTCAGTGAATCTATGTGTCAGAAAGCACATAGAGACATCACAATATACTGAGAATTTACTCACCGATGAATGATGCCCTTAGAGTGCAGGAACTGGAGGGCAACCACCATCTCCGCTGTGTAGaaccttttacaaaaagaaaatcatcatcGTTCCTATATCACATTCATTACATAGGATTTGTTACAGTTAACTATAGAGTTGCCTCGCAGTGTTCTCTGTGCTTGCATCTGATGCAAATATCTAAGTGTAACATACAAAAGGGTGCAGAACACATCTTACTGACAGCACAGGCAAACATGCTACATATGTAACTTGTTATGGGAACAAATTCAGCCCATTCAAGTGCCCAGCTCTAGTAACACTGTCCCAGAGAAAATCCATTAAAGTGATCCAAGTAAAATTCCTTAAAAACTTTTCATGTTCTTATTAATAAGGTTAAaccaaagaaatgaaaaatgggCCATTGGTTGGGGCGCTGGGAGGGGTGATATTGTAAGTCTATGGCATCTTTTAGCAACTCGTTTCGCATTGGCCAGAATCtcaagattgccagtctgggcctgacaaTATGCAGCAGAACACAATTCATTAAGTGGGCAGCTTATACAGACAAATAAGTACTACATGGACCTTTGGAATATGTACcccaatttctctgtaataacaattaATATAATTCAGGTACAAAGCAGCCCTGTACTTATCTATGGCAAGGGTACAGGGCCAGGCCGCATCTTGCACCCACTTAACTAGAGCACCTGAATGAAACACAAGTTAGGGTGCAGGAAAGGGGACACTGCTACTCAAGCTTGTCCCTCAGTAATACACTGCTGCCATTGTGGAGAACAAAGACCTATTAAGGACTAAGAGGTAGGCAGTGAgcaaagtatgaaaaacatgGTGGGCTGCACCTATTCTTTCCAGTTTGCTCCTTATCCCATGTAATGTAAATGGGTTCTAATGTCACTTACATGATTCTTGCCATTGGCAGATTTCCTTTGCGAAGAATCATTTGCATTAAAGATTTCCCGCTGGCATACTCCAGGACGAAGAAGGATTCCAGCTGTTAAAGAGAGAATAGAAGAAGGTGAGacctagaacagggatccccaaccttttgaacccgtgagcaacattcagaagtaaaaggtgttggggagcaacacaagcatgaagactgttcctggggtgccaaatatgtgctgtgattggccatttggtagcccctatgtggattgtcaacctacattgatgatctgtttggcagtgcatctggtttttatacaaccaaaacttgcctccaaggctggaattcaaaaataagctcctgctttgaggccactgggagcaacatccaaggggttggagagcaacatgttgctcatgagctactggttggggatcactgacctagaacATCCAGCCTCCCatccaaaaactttaaaactgtCTGAATAGAAGTGGTAATGTGAATAAGTGGAAAGCAACATCTTGGCGCTCCATGGAGATATAGAAACGTGTATGAGGAGCAAATGAGACCCCACCGCATAGTTTGTCTAACACTGGTCtaatcatgctaaaagttcataTAAATGCtagattccctttaaagagatGATATGCAATTAATAGCAGTATTTACCTCTGATTGAAAAGCTGCGTAGGAATGGCATAAAAATGTGCTTCCTCTAGCGACCGACAGCACTCGGGCCTCCTTCATCATGATGTTGAAGTTGTTCTTGTCTGGACTTTTCTGCATGATCTTTACTGCTACCAGTTGCTTCTTCGGTGTAAACGAAGCCAACATCACCTAATAACGAAGGGCAAATATTAGATATGACATGGTGTATGTAAAGGTAAACGCTAAACACTgagaggctaaaatgaaaaagttatctgTTTTCACTTTACACCATAGgtggagaataatgaagatttcGGGAGGTTTAGTCTCCCCAATTAATTAGAAATAGTATTTTCCAGTGATTCCTTCCCCAACATAAATGTCCCATTCTATATCACCACTTTATAATGATCTTCTCAGAACTGTATTTACAAAACAGTGAGTAATAATACTAAACTACTTTATTCTCGCCTATGTTTTCTGCTTCCCTATGATTCATACCAAGAGAAATCATTCCTGGGAAGCCTTTcacttcatcatcatttatttatttagcgctgtcaagatacgcagtgctttactgtagttatagcaaacagggaataaatggtggataacagacaaggattacagagtacaatagggtttacaaactaaaaggttagggtacaattcaCTTACCCGGCCAAAGCCTCCTTTTCCCAGCTCTGAATAAAACCTGTAGTTCTTAATATCCAGGGGGACAGGTCTGCTGATATCCACACAGAGTTTCTTCGCTGCGCTTCCACCTAGGAAAAAAACTCCATTAGTACCTTGTATTACAAATAACCTGTACATAGCATATATTAATAAACCCATCAGCAAGCACAAGGCAGGGCTCCTTAATATGAGGCAGCACAAGGGGACTGGAGAGGGGACACCtacacctatgtgcctcccccagaTGCCCCCATGAATACATCTCCCAGAAAACTTAAACCCTTGATTATATATTGAGAAATGCTGGAAGCCTGGGTTTCTGACATATTGACACGGCAGACCATTAGTGATAGTGATGTTCATCAGAAtcaatcagtaattagatttgaacagttacATCCAAGGTAGAAGATGAAAGCAGTTCTGATTGGTTGACATTGGCATCATCACTGATATTACTAATTTCCTATACAATAGAAAaccagccctgattggttgatactggcaatatcactggtgatttttattttcccttatagTAAACCAGCCCTAGTTTCATaccaagattaaaaaaagaagaaagaatgaaTAAATAGATGGGTAATTTTTAATCAGAACAAGACCTTGGGTAAATCAGCAAGCTATAAACATCAGGCAAACAAATTAATTGCAGAAATCCTGATAAAAAGACATCCCAGCAAGTTAGGGCAGATAGATCCTATGGGGCTACTTCTTATTAGAAAGTTAGGGGAGAGATTAAGCATAAAAGCTGCAACTGTGTTTTCTTACCTTCTAAGGGATCCTCTGGACTTCTTGATTTTTGATCCTTATTCACTCCTTCACTGGTCTTTTCCAactgacttttcttttcttctaactgTAACTTTTGACTCTTCTCTATGGGGCTTTTCTCCTTGTCTTTTAATTCACTCCTCCTGCTTTTATTGCTCCCATCTTGACGGGTCTTCTTTTCCATGGGGTGTTTCTTCTGCTCTTCTAACTCATCTccactccttctccttttatttctCCCATCTTCACTGGTCTTCCTTTCCATGgggcttttctccttttcttttacctgtccttcactccttctccttttactgcCCCCATCTACACTGatctttttcatttgacttttcttCTGATCTTCTAACTCACCTTCACTCCTTCTATTATTGCTCCAATCTCCAGAGTTCTTCCTTTGTATGGGGCTTTTCCTCTCTTCTATCTGTCCTTCACTGCTTCTCCTGCCCCCATCTTCACTGGTCTTCCTTTTCACCAGGCTTTTCTTCTTGTCTTCTAAATCACCATCACCCCTTCTGCTATTGCTCCTATCTCCACTGGTCTTCCTTTCTTTGgggcttttcttcttctcttccagctctctttctctccttctccttttactgcccccatcttcactggttttctttttcaccaggcttttcttcttctcttctaaaTCTCCATCACTCCATCTCCTTTTCTCACCTTGTCCTTCCTCCTCCGAATTCCGACTCCTCTTCTTTCTCACCTCCATGTTAATCTCTCCTcctatactgtttttttaaattttatttaagctCTATCTCAATTTATCCACTTTTATCGATCGCCACTCTCACTCCATGTCTCTTCTCCTCACTGTCCAAAAGGCAGTTGGCCTGAACCAACTGAACAGGTAACTGAActaggtgagtcatgtgaccaccAGCAGTATCATGAGCAGGCAACATGGAGTGACATGCAAGCACTAGAGAGCCATTGGCACTACAGAGGACATTGCTATGGCACTACAGAGAAGGAAAACTTCTCTAAGAGCAAATGTTTTAAGTTGATTGGGAGTTATCAAGTTGAGAATATGATTTATtagtaaaacattaaggggcagagctGAAATCCCTGCAGTCCACAAGGGTTATCAAATGGAACTGCTAACAGAGTTGTATTACATCTACACTGATTGATTCTAATTGTATCAAGagttccagaactgtgctgagaTTCTGTATTCACTTCAGCTCCTTCAGAGGAAATTGGAAGTTGCTGATTACCTCAACAGTTCCCACATATTAGTAGGCTGGTGGCCATTATCTGGACAAACACCAAGTTGTTGCTTAGAGGAACTTCTATTTTAAATGGCACCTATCTATGCTGCCAGAATTCCAAACCTTTTTGGAGGTTTAGTGGGACGTATGTCTTTATTGAAGCATGATATGCTGACAATTATCTACATTCTTTATCTATAGACCCTTCTTCACCATTTCCATATTTCACTGCACTGCATTGTAAActcctaaatagaaagatttatAGACACTGATAAATGTAACAGCTCTATATATTTTTGCACTGATGTAAAAAATAAAGCGCTAAACAGAAGCAACTTATTGTGAGTGCCATGTATAGGTGGCTCTGCTTTGTATTGCTTCTTCTTTTTCCCAGTTAATGTTAATGTGTAATGTGGAAAACTGTATAGGgcaaatgctatataaatacagcaccTCTTAGCagctaatattatatattatccatCTGAAATGTGTGACCAttactttttaactgcatcagGAAATTCCATGCATTCAAttctcacatagtaacatagtagatgaggttgaaaagaaaaaaatgtgtccatCAAGTGCAACATGCACAACTGCTATTGAATCcagagaaggcaaaaaaaacaaccaatctgaagcctcaccaatttgccctgggggtggggggattccttcctgactcccagatgtcagttggaccagtccctgaattAAGTTTGGATTAAGAACTGTTTTCAGAAACCTTGTGTTTTATcccttgcttaaaagccatccaacaccTGTAGGGCACAGAACTGATGGAGAATGGCTGAAGTGAAGGATCATGGAGGTAGGAAAGAGATGCAAGGAGGGCAGTGGATGAATACAAGCTACATACAAAAGCCATGCAGTGTTTCAGCACTGACTGCCCACTTAGCTCATGAAGCACACAAGAGGGCAATGTAATAATTATTAGTCTACTACCCCATTAAATAACTGCACTTTACATTGGTTTACTGTGCCAAATCCATTGCTGTTGTTGCATTATAGAtgtactcaaaagagcaaaagtgGTCTTTGTTACTTGCAAAATCCAAGCTAAAGCAATAGATAAAGAAATTTGGGGGTCTCCATATCCCTTAACTTCCCTAGACAGCATGATAGAACGTTTAGGAGACATAAATTATCTCCTCTTCCATCTTGGGATCTCTGTAGGAAGTGTAAGGAAGACGGGAGACCAGGCAGAAACAACTTTGTTATACCTTGATGTTCCCCTGTCATTTTCATGCTTAGTCAGTACCATCTGAATATAGGATTGCAATACCcgaatgtaatttttattatatgttaagcacacaaaaaaagcataaaaacaacaaataattgtAGCATAGACagtaggtttatttattaaactatacAATAAGCAATCATGttacaatacatttacaaacaatataaaaataaatatatttataaatatttacctAAAATTTAGATCTACCTACCGTCTACATACAGAAAGATATACAATTATGGGCTGCTGTATAGAACCACCTGCTACAGATTTTGCCATTTTGTACTGAAGCCACACAGAGCACCTGGTATAAATGATTGGCTGAGAGAGTATGCAGGGGCGGATATGTAAAAGGTGGGTACAGAAATGTACATTGAGAAACAAGCACCATAGGGAAATGATTTGGCTCAGACTTTGCATGGCACAATAATTAAATGAAGGCAGTCTATACCAAAAGAGCCTGTGATGGACAAGACTCTGAGATACTGTTCAGAAACGTTATATTCACTTCATCATTCTTTACACACAGCTGTAGATTCCTGGCATCTAACTAAAAGTGATACATGTCCGATTTTAggagacagaaagaaaaaaaaatccaaggttCTCCATTGGCTTCGATTACAGACTTCATTCTGGATCCCTCAGTTACGATGCCCTTTACCAGAGTGCAGTTCACCCAATGATGTAAAGTGCATTTGTACAGAGTAGTCAAAGATATGAAATACTCTACTCTGAACTCTCACGTAAACTTTCATATAGAAGCACTGGTGTTTTCTTGTGTTTAATCCACTTCTTCCTCTTGGAGTGACCTGGCATCAGCCTCCTCTTAACAACAGCTGCCGGATAGAATTAAAGAAAACTGGTTAATTGGAGCATCTTTCCATTAAAAGTACTATGGGCAAACAGATGAAAAGCCAGACTCGCTTACAGGTTCATGTCGATAATATTAGCCTTCCTTAAATAAGACAAACTAGCAGCATTACACAGCAGCAGTTTATACACAATTCTTTCCAACACATGCTGGGAATATCCCAACCCAACACATATGTGTAATAACACtgttaaacattttagttttctgTAAATCTTCCTTttaaggcgttgttcacctttcgggtaattttttattctggtggtttttcagttatttagcatttttttaaaaaaatttaaaagaataCTAGGAGTTAACAAGGATTGTTTCTCCACCTGCCACGCATGGAATTAGGCTAATGTGTTATATAGTGAACAGATTATAAATTCAATCCACCCTTATTGCCAATTATCCCAATGCTCAGATTCTCTACTCACAAGCCACAGTCTCTGTCTCAGCTGCAATTCCTTCTGGGGGCCAATACAGACTTTGGCTCTTGCGGAACTTCTTGTAGAGTTGTGTGTACAAAACAGACAAAGTCAACAACACAAATAGGAAAGTGAGACATGCAGCTGCCCATGCTGCCTCCTCTGTTCGTGGGGTAGACACAAACAAATCTGAGGCTTTTATTTGTCCAACACCAGAAGCCTTCTGTGCTGCAGCCGATGCCTCTTTTGTTGGCTCGTGCTTGCAACTGcactcttctttttcttctataaCGGTAGCAGTTGGTTTGGTAGCAGTAGTAGATGAAAGGCCCACAGGAGGCTCAGGAATCTTATATTCTTGTTGGGTGGTTGTTGCAGTACCTGGGCCCTCAACAGTAGTTTTTCCTGCAATGCTATTGTTGTGGGTTGTCGAAGCGCCTGACTCTTTTTGCATGGAAGTTGGAGATGGCACAGTCTGGCTGCCCCCTAGATCATTGGATGTGTTCCTGCTCTGTACAGTTGGAGAATTCAAGTTCATGTCAGGTGAGCCTTTGGAAATATTCATGAAGGTGGATTCTGGTAGTAAAGCAGAAACATTGCTCTCCATATAACGGCTTCCATCTGGATCTACAAGGTAATCTTTTTTTTCGGACACACCAGACGGATCTAATTTTACGTGAACCTTATCTTCAGATGTTGAAGATGATAAAGTAGTCCTCAATACTGTGTGTGAGATTACAGGCTGACTTTTATTGGCATCAACTGCTGTTTGTTCTACTGACACTGCAGTACTGTTCATTATTCTTGCACTGGCATTATAAATAGGAGTGCTTGCTAATATATGGGCAGAACCAAGTAATGCAGAGtcccttcttcttctcttcaaaCCACAGTTTTCTTGCTTAAGAtataaagaaaagtaatttt
Proteins encoded in this region:
- the LOC121399842 gene encoding protein kinase C delta type-like, whose product is MEVRKKRSRNSEEEGQGEKRRWSDGDLEEKKKSLVKKKTSEDGGSKRRRRERELEEKKKSPKERKTSGDRSNSRRGDGDLEDKKKSLVKRKTSEDGGRRSSEGQIEERKSPIQRKNSGDWSNNRRSEGELEDQKKSQMKKISVDGGSKRRRSEGQVKEKEKSPMERKTSEDGRNKRRRSGDELEEQKKHPMEKKTRQDGSNKSRRSELKDKEKSPIEKSQKLQLEEKKSQLEKTSEGVNKDQKSRSPEDPLEGGSAAKKLCVDISRPVPLDIKNYRFYSELGKGGFGRVMLASFTPKKQLVAVKIMQKSPDKNNFNIMMKEARVLSVARGSTFLCHSYAAFQSELESFFVLEYASGKSLMQMILRKGNLPMARIMFYTAEMVVALQFLHSKGIIHRDLKPDNVLVDRYGHIKICDFGLAAENIFDQTRTNGVIGTPGYRAPEVLSKAEYNAGVDWWSFGITMYQMATGSLPFSPSGSILRQFFAIKKNTPYYPYYMSKEMLDLLPKLLEMDENQRIGVNGNIREHAFYSTVKWEELENRRVKTPFQPGMPSADDFTEIPLSFSSQIRNEETNLADFSHVDPSWSWQE
- the LOC121399694 gene encoding tumor protein p53-inducible protein 13-like; translated protein: MRQLSSVVPLLLSSVIAASFGQVCDNGWVFPSITTHYEPEHGGVVFLYHPCVHPKLKKALVHGARSCVYKHIITPHMNLSTERFTGTAFNTWPITDIGGFAPLALVTWGSTLEMSHIDLCEVRNWLTANMDRTREREMDMDGSDQDLLVRPSSVFFDKHDKKLCPKVCCQVHVKLDPSGVSEKKDYLVDPDGSRYMESNVSALLPESTFMNISKGSPDMNLNSPTVQSRNTSNDLGGSQTVPSPTSMQKESGASTTHNNSIAGKTTVEGPGTATTTQQEYKIPEPPVGLSSTTATKPTATVIEEKEECSCKHEPTKEASAAAQKASGVGQIKASDLFVSTPRTEEAAWAAACLTFLFVLLTLSVLYTQLYKKFRKSQSLYWPPEGIAAETETVASVVKRRLMPGHSKRKKWIKHKKTPVLLYESLRESSE